Part of the Cloacibacterium caeni genome is shown below.
AATTACGCATTTTGAAGACCAAAAATTTTTCGTTGATGAACAGCGTTTCGGTCCTTATGCAATGTGGCATCACGAACACCATTTCGAAGCTACAGAAGATGGAAAAGTGAAAATGACAGATATTGTCAATTTCAAATTACCAATGGGAGTTTTTGGAGATTTATTGGCAGGTTTTTATGTGAAACATAAAGTGAAATTCATTTTTGAAAGTCGTTTTATAATTTTAGAAGAAATCTTCAAGTCATGAAAATTTTTCTTACAGGAGCCACAGGTTATATCGGAAAAAGACTTCTCATTCAGTTGTTAGAAGAAGGATATCATGTGGTGTGTTCTGTAAGAGACCAAAAAAGATTAAGTCTTAAACTTTATCAAAATCATCTTGAGAAAATTCAAATTATAGAAAATGATTTTCTAGATGAAAATTCTTTACAAAATATTCCACAAGATATAGATTTTGCTTATTATCTGGTGCATTCTATGTCTTCTGGGAGTGGAAATTTCTCAGAAAAAGAGAGAATTTCTGCCGAAAATTTCAGAAAAGCATTAGAAAAAACTTCAGTAAAGCAAGTCGTTTTTTTGACGGGAATTATCAATGAAGAAAAACTTTCAGAACATCTTCAATCCAGAAAAAACGTAGAACAAGCGCTTAAAAGTGAGAAGTATGCTTTAACTTGTCTCAGAGCTGGAATTATCGTAGGTTCCGGAAGTGCTTCTTTTGAGATTATCAGAGATTTGGTAGAGAAACTGCCGATTATGGTGGCTCCAAAATGGTTGAAAACAAAATGTCAACCGATTGCCATCAGAAATGTGATTCAGTTTTTAACCAAAGTTATCGGTGTAGAAAAAACATATAATCAAAACTACGATATTGCAAGTCAAGATGTTCTTACTTATAAAGAAATGTTGCTTCAATACGCCGAAGTTCGAGGTCTGAAACGCTGGATTTTCACTGTTCCGGTCATGACGCCTAAATTGTCTTCGTATTGGTTATACTTTATTACTTCTACCACCTATTCTTTGGCAATGAATTTGGTAGACAGCATGAAAATAGATGTCATTGCAAGGCAAAATTCTTTGGCTTCAGATTTAGGAATTCATTTGTTTTCTTACAAAGAAGCAATTAACATGGCTTTTGACAAAATCAAGCAAAATGACGTTTTAAGCAGTTGGTATGACTCATTTACCAATCAGTTTCACAAGCGAAATGTTTGGCAATATTTAGAAGTTCCAGAGAAAGGTTGTTTTACCGATTTTAGAAAGATGAAAGTAGATGATGAAGAATTGGCGATGGAAAGGGTTTTCAGTATTGGTGGGAAAACAGGCTGGTATTATGCCAATTTTCTATGGAAAATAAGAGGTTTTTTAGATAAATTAATGGGTGGAGTAGGATTGAGAAGAGGAAGAAGAAACCAAAACGAATTAGAGGCAGGTGATTCTCTCGATTTTTGGCGCGTTTTATATGCCAACAAAGAAGAAAAACGCCTTTTACTTTTCGCCGAAATGAAAGTTCCTGGCGAAGCTTGGCTAGAATTCTATATTAAAAATGGAGAGTTATACCAAGAAGCAACTTTCCGACCATTGGGTTTATCGGGAAGATTGTATTGGTATTCAGTTTTACCATTCCATGGTTTAATTTTCAATGGAATGCTTCGTAAATTAGCTGGGAAATAATTATTCTACGGCAACAGAATCATCACTACGACTGTCTGCAACAGCAGTAGCATTACCATTTTCATCAATAACAATCATTTCTATTCTGCCAATTCCGCCACGTTTTTCAAATTTGTAATTTTTTTGTTCTAAAATTTTCAAATTACTTTCTGGGAAATTTTTCTCTACAAAAACTACTTCTGGTAACCATTGATGATGAAATTTTGCGGAATTCACCGCTGACTTAGGAGCCATTTTAAAATCAATCACATTCACGATACTTTGATACACAGAAGTAGGAATAGTAGTTCCACCAGGAGTTCCCACCACGATGTAAGGTTTTCCGTTTTTTAGAACGATAGTTGGTGTCATCGAAGAAAGCATTCTTTTATTGGGTTCAATTTTATTGGCTTCACCACCAACTGCGCCAAACATATTCGGAACGCCTGGTTTTACAGAAAAGTCATCCATTTCATTATTCAAGAAATAACCGCCACCTTTTACCACGACTTTGCTTCCGTATAAACCGTTCAAAGTAGTTGTCACAGCAACTGCATTTCCAAATTTATCAATAATAGAAATATGCGTAGTTTCGGTAGATTCTTTGGGTTGAGCAATAATTTTTCCAACTTCTGCACTTGGAGTAGCTTTTTCAAAACTGAAATTTTTCCAACGAATTTTTAAATATTCTTCAGAAATAAGCATTTGGGTTTTATCTTCTATAAAATCTGGGTCTCCCATAAATTCTGCACGGTCTGCAAAAGCTCTGCGTTCTGCTTCTACCATCACTTGAACTGCTTCTGGAGAGTTTTGTGGATATTTTTCTAAATTTTCAAAACTGCTCATTTTAAGCATTTGAGCCAAAAGAATTCCGCCACTTGAAGGAAGCGGCATCGAAATGATTTCGTGATTTTTATAATCGAATTCTAATGCTTTTCTTTCTTTGGTTTTGTAATTTTTTAAATCTTCAAGGGTAATAATTCCGTTTCCTCGTTTCATTTCGTCAACTAAGAGTTGAGCGTTTTTACCTTCGTAGAAAGCTTTTTGACCTTGTTTTTGAATTAATTTTAAAGTTTGAGCCAATTCTCTTTGAACTAAAATATCTCCTTTTTTCCAAGGACTATTTTTAGTAAATGCTGTTGGATGTGAATTGTGTTTTAGAAAATCTTCTCTGGTTTCATTGAGCAAATTCGCTTCTCTTTCTGTTATGGCAAAACCTTTTTGTGCTAAATCAATGGCAGGTTGAATTAAAACTGACATCGGTAATTTCCCGAATTTTTGATGCGTGTAAAACATCCCAGAAACCGAACCAGGAACACCGACAGCCAATCTTCCGTTTTGTGATAAATCAGTATTGGCTTTTCCTTTTTCATCGAGATACATATCTCTAGATGCATTTTTTGGAGCGGTTTCTCTATAATCCAATGCGATTTTTTCACCTTCTTTGGTATAACCTACCAAAAATCCTCCACCTCCCAAATTTCCAGCTTGTGGATAAACAACTGCCAAAGCAAATTGCGTAGCAATCGCAGCGTCAAAGGCATTTCCTCCTTTTTTTAGAATTTGAGCGCCTGCTTCACTTGCGAGAGGATGTGCAGAAACCACCAAACCTTTTTCTTTTGCCTTGACTTCTTTGACAATAGAAATGTCAGTGAATTGAGCAGAAACTGTTTGCGCTAAAAATAGGAGAAGGAAAAGGAGATTTTTCATTGGGAAATATTTTTATCAAAAATAATCGAAAATTTTAAATGTTTTTCAAAAGTTTCTAAAGACAACAGAGTTACGCCTCCGAAAATATTTTAGGCATAAAATTTTTAATAACCCTTTAATTTTTCTAAATTTGTGAAAATCCTAAAATTTAAAAATGGAAACCGATACGCACACGGAAAAAATTCTTATTACTGGTGCTTTAGGACAAATAGGCACCGAGCTGACCAATAGATTAGTGGAAATTCATGGCGCAGAAAATGTGATTGCTTCTGGACTGGATAGATGGGACAAAAAGCTGACTTCTGCGGGATTTTATGAAAGAATGGACGTTTCTAACACGCAATTGGTAAGACAAGTTTGTAAAGATTACGAAATTACTACTGTTTATCATTTGGCTTCTTTATTGTCTGGAACTTCGGAAAGACAGCCACAATTTGCTTGGAAACTGAATGTAGAGCCGCTACTGAATTTATTAGATATGGCGAAAGAAGGTTTGATTAAAAAAGTGTTTTGGCCAAGTTCTATTGCGGTTTTCGGGAAAGGAATTCCTAAGGAAAATGTGGGCCAAGATGTAGTTCTAAATCCTACAACGGTGTACGGAATTTCTAAAATGGCAGGAGAAAAATGGTGCGAATATTACCATGAAAAATATGGTGTAGATATTAGAAGTATCAGATATCCTGGTTTAATTTCTTGGAAAACTCCAGCTGGTGGTGGAACTACAGATTATGCGGTAGAAATCTTCTACGAAGCAATTGAAGAAGGAAAATACAAATCTTTCATCTCTGAAAATACAGCCATGCCAATGTTGTACATGGATGATGCGATTAATGCAACGCTAAAACTTATGGAAGCGCCATCTGAAAATCTTACCGTAAGAAGTTCGTATAATTTGGGCGGAATGAGTTTTACACCAAAAGAATTGGCGGCAGAAATTAAAAAAGAAATTCCAGAATTTGAGATTTCTTATGAGCCAGATTTCAGACAAGCGATTGCGGATTCTTGGCCAACTTCTATAGATGATTCTGTGGCGAAAAAAGATTGGGGTTTAACCTATGATTTTGGCATTACAGAAATGACCAAAGATATGATTAAAAACCTTAAAGTGAAATTGGGAAAATAGTCAAGTGATAGAATTTTAGAATGGTAGAGTTCTAGAGAACTTAAATTCTTCACCACAAAATAATTTTAAACTTTGTCTGCGGATTGTAGACAAAGTTTTTTATTTTTACGATATGGTTTTACTTACTTTTAACATCATCGCTTCCGAAGTTCCAGTTTCTTATCAAAAAATAGTTACAGAAGAGGAACTTTTAAAGATTACAACAGATGGAACACAGAAAATTCTTGAAATTCTAGAAAAATATCAAATTCACACTACTT
Proteins encoded:
- a CDS encoding NAD-dependent epimerase/dehydratase family protein → METDTHTEKILITGALGQIGTELTNRLVEIHGAENVIASGLDRWDKKLTSAGFYERMDVSNTQLVRQVCKDYEITTVYHLASLLSGTSERQPQFAWKLNVEPLLNLLDMAKEGLIKKVFWPSSIAVFGKGIPKENVGQDVVLNPTTVYGISKMAGEKWCEYYHEKYGVDIRSIRYPGLISWKTPAGGGTTDYAVEIFYEAIEEGKYKSFISENTAMPMLYMDDAINATLKLMEAPSENLTVRSSYNLGGMSFTPKELAAEIKKEIPEFEISYEPDFRQAIADSWPTSIDDSVAKKDWGLTYDFGITEMTKDMIKNLKVKLGK
- a CDS encoding SRPBCC family protein; the encoded protein is MKINIKKQSGIYTLTSEQILPISLEKAWEFFTHPNNLDRITPKEMQFEITNNPPDKTYLGQIITYKIGILPMIKSNWITEITHFEDQKFFVDEQRFGPYAMWHHEHHFEATEDGKVKMTDIVNFKLPMGVFGDLLAGFYVKHKVKFIFESRFIILEEIFKS
- a CDS encoding SDR family oxidoreductase, yielding MKIFLTGATGYIGKRLLIQLLEEGYHVVCSVRDQKRLSLKLYQNHLEKIQIIENDFLDENSLQNIPQDIDFAYYLVHSMSSGSGNFSEKERISAENFRKALEKTSVKQVVFLTGIINEEKLSEHLQSRKNVEQALKSEKYALTCLRAGIIVGSGSASFEIIRDLVEKLPIMVAPKWLKTKCQPIAIRNVIQFLTKVIGVEKTYNQNYDIASQDVLTYKEMLLQYAEVRGLKRWIFTVPVMTPKLSSYWLYFITSTTYSLAMNLVDSMKIDVIARQNSLASDLGIHLFSYKEAINMAFDKIKQNDVLSSWYDSFTNQFHKRNVWQYLEVPEKGCFTDFRKMKVDDEELAMERVFSIGGKTGWYYANFLWKIRGFLDKLMGGVGLRRGRRNQNELEAGDSLDFWRVLYANKEEKRLLLFAEMKVPGEAWLEFYIKNGELYQEATFRPLGLSGRLYWYSVLPFHGLIFNGMLRKLAGK
- the ggt gene encoding gamma-glutamyltransferase, whose translation is MKNLLFLLLFLAQTVSAQFTDISIVKEVKAKEKGLVVSAHPLASEAGAQILKKGGNAFDAAIATQFALAVVYPQAGNLGGGGFLVGYTKEGEKIALDYRETAPKNASRDMYLDEKGKANTDLSQNGRLAVGVPGSVSGMFYTHQKFGKLPMSVLIQPAIDLAQKGFAITEREANLLNETREDFLKHNSHPTAFTKNSPWKKGDILVQRELAQTLKLIQKQGQKAFYEGKNAQLLVDEMKRGNGIITLEDLKNYKTKERKALEFDYKNHEIISMPLPSSGGILLAQMLKMSSFENLEKYPQNSPEAVQVMVEAERRAFADRAEFMGDPDFIEDKTQMLISEEYLKIRWKNFSFEKATPSAEVGKIIAQPKESTETTHISIIDKFGNAVAVTTTLNGLYGSKVVVKGGGYFLNNEMDDFSVKPGVPNMFGAVGGEANKIEPNKRMLSSMTPTIVLKNGKPYIVVGTPGGTTIPTSVYQSIVNVIDFKMAPKSAVNSAKFHHQWLPEVVFVEKNFPESNLKILEQKNYKFEKRGGIGRIEMIVIDENGNATAVADSRSDDSVAVE